Proteins encoded by one window of Rubinisphaera margarita:
- a CDS encoding ABC transporter permease, protein MITFRIAIRALLKNKLRASLTVLGVVIGIAAVTTMVSVGQSASALIKGQFETLGTNLIMVMPGSSQRGGVRQGTVPSLTSDDAIAIAENCADVLATSPIVGTSGQVIYGNNNWKPKELFGVGPDYLLVRNWDLRLGGFFTEREVGNSDKVCVIGQTIVERLFQTTSPLGETIRIRNIPFRVIGILGTKGANIVGDDQDDVVLMPYTTVRKRLNGSGFNEVHLIMASARTVSNMKSAENEIRNLLADRHRIAPGQPNDFQVQNTTEIANILGVITGSMTAMLAAIAGISLLVGGVGIMNIMLVSVTERTREIGIRMAVGARSRDILLQFLVESVLLSCIGGIIGFALGIAGSTGITMLINAYSTGVDWPVIVSIPAAITAILFAAGVGVFFGFYPARRASQLDPIDALRYE, encoded by the coding sequence ATGATCACATTCAGGATCGCAATTCGGGCATTGCTGAAAAACAAGCTTCGGGCGAGTCTCACCGTTCTTGGAGTGGTGATTGGCATCGCAGCCGTAACGACGATGGTCTCCGTTGGCCAAAGCGCGAGTGCGCTGATCAAAGGACAATTCGAGACCCTGGGGACCAATCTGATTATGGTCATGCCCGGTTCAAGTCAGCGTGGTGGGGTGCGTCAGGGAACCGTTCCCAGTCTCACCTCGGATGACGCCATTGCAATTGCTGAAAACTGCGCCGATGTCCTGGCGACCTCCCCCATTGTCGGCACGAGTGGCCAGGTGATTTACGGGAACAACAACTGGAAACCAAAAGAACTGTTTGGAGTCGGTCCAGACTATCTGCTGGTCCGCAATTGGGATTTGCGACTCGGGGGATTCTTTACCGAGCGAGAAGTTGGAAACTCCGACAAAGTCTGTGTCATTGGACAAACGATTGTTGAGCGCTTGTTTCAGACCACAAGTCCCTTGGGAGAAACGATTCGGATACGCAATATCCCATTTCGTGTCATCGGAATACTGGGTACAAAGGGGGCGAACATCGTTGGCGACGATCAAGATGACGTCGTGCTCATGCCTTACACCACTGTTCGTAAGCGATTGAACGGTTCAGGTTTCAATGAAGTGCATCTGATCATGGCTTCGGCTCGCACTGTCAGTAACATGAAGTCCGCGGAGAATGAAATCCGCAATCTCCTGGCCGATCGTCATCGAATCGCGCCGGGGCAGCCAAATGATTTTCAAGTGCAGAACACAACTGAGATTGCGAACATTCTGGGAGTCATTACCGGATCGATGACAGCCATGCTGGCGGCTATCGCCGGAATTTCCCTGCTCGTCGGCGGCGTGGGCATCATGAACATCATGCTGGTTTCCGTGACGGAGCGAACACGCGAGATTGGAATACGCATGGCGGTTGGTGCGCGCAGTCGCGATATTCTACTTCAGTTTCTGGTGGAGTCGGTTCTGCTCTCCTGCATTGGCGGGATTATAGGCTTTGCACTGGGAATTGCTGGTTCAACTGGAATTACGATGCTGATCAATGCATATTCCACTGGAGTCGATTGGCCTGTCATCGTTTCGATCCCGGCCGCGATTACCGCAATTCTTTTTGCCGCCGGTGTTGGGGTTTTCTTTGGCTTCTATCCGGCCCGACGCGCCAGCCAACTCGACCCCATTGATGCGTTACGGTACGAATAG
- a CDS encoding MoaD/ThiS family protein: MKVLFINNDGGGFADYVEVSEGMTVMQLFERHTGSSKAHNYLIRVNRQPCSADQVLQEGDRVSFTPTKIEGAAVPQS; encoded by the coding sequence ATGAAGGTCCTCTTTATCAACAACGATGGAGGCGGTTTTGCAGACTACGTCGAAGTTTCCGAAGGCATGACGGTGATGCAGCTCTTCGAGCGGCACACGGGGTCCAGCAAAGCTCACAACTATCTGATTCGGGTCAACCGCCAACCTTGCTCGGCCGACCAGGTGCTGCAGGAAGGTGACCGGGTGTCGTTCACACCGACGAAGATCGAGGGAGCGGCCGTGCCACAGTCGTGA
- a CDS encoding TolC family protein, which produces MSSFKAIAVLILLISGLVCTGCRNARQARAVVIPESRHLTYRSPESLPLTPLPSYADPRTVSFLDNTQEDLKLSLDEAIRIALSNSKVIRVLAGNRAASSGQTIYDPGIANTAIDQTRGRFDPNLSINNTFSQNEQANGIFIPVDPGARIVGTDTDSYVLDGSLTDLNALGGTTGLRVGVSQSDIDPGLFPLNPQTNSFTELSYVQPLLKGGGVEANLAPVLIASIETERSFFQLKGSVQDLVRGVIEGYWSLVFARTDRWAREQQVEQATKAYDRELARKRRQLADLGDVSQARVALANFRANLIAAKANVLQREAALLNIMGLSPVDVGEVIPLTPPHSQRLSFEWAELISLAERYRPDIVQLKLIIEADYQRVILAENSAKPRLDAIASYRWDGLQGRTPSGSTISTDGGEYTDWTLGVNFSVPLGLRQGRAELRQQELVVARDRANLDQGLHSATHQIALTIRNQDQFYEQYQAFLEARAAAQENLLVQQAEFVNGRTIFLNVLQAITDWGNSVSAEAQSLSQYNTELANLELETGTILEAHGVRFNQERKCFIAPCGIFSEACYPAAIPPTENSPRYPAGDEPAEQSFDLQNPIEDGLGNRRIDLPSKTNDDRNPLPLFEPPVFEKDRPNESIESDPKPAETAPFPSTDPLFVP; this is translated from the coding sequence ATGTCTTCCTTCAAAGCCATCGCTGTTCTCATTCTGCTGATTTCGGGACTCGTCTGTACAGGCTGCCGAAATGCCCGTCAGGCTCGAGCTGTGGTCATTCCCGAGTCTAGACATCTCACTTATCGTTCGCCCGAATCACTTCCTCTCACTCCGCTGCCGTCCTATGCAGACCCGCGTACTGTCTCATTTCTGGACAACACGCAGGAAGACTTGAAGCTGTCGCTGGACGAAGCCATTCGGATCGCCCTGAGCAATTCAAAAGTCATTCGGGTGCTTGCTGGCAACAGGGCGGCTTCCTCAGGACAGACAATCTACGATCCCGGTATCGCCAATACCGCAATTGACCAGACCCGTGGTCGCTTCGATCCGAATCTTTCCATCAATAATACATTCTCACAGAATGAGCAGGCCAACGGCATATTTATTCCCGTTGATCCGGGAGCTCGTATCGTGGGGACCGACACTGATTCCTACGTGTTGGACGGCAGCCTGACGGATCTGAATGCTCTCGGCGGTACGACAGGACTTCGGGTCGGTGTCAGTCAATCCGATATCGATCCTGGACTGTTTCCTCTCAATCCGCAGACGAATAGCTTCACCGAGCTGAGTTATGTCCAACCCCTGTTGAAGGGCGGCGGTGTCGAGGCAAACCTCGCTCCAGTGTTGATCGCCAGTATCGAAACTGAGCGATCATTTTTTCAGTTGAAAGGGAGCGTCCAGGATCTGGTGAGAGGCGTTATCGAAGGGTATTGGTCGCTGGTGTTTGCCAGAACCGATCGCTGGGCAAGAGAACAGCAGGTCGAACAGGCCACAAAGGCCTATGACCGTGAACTGGCCCGTAAACGGCGTCAGTTAGCCGATCTGGGCGATGTCTCTCAGGCCCGGGTTGCGCTCGCGAATTTTCGCGCCAATCTCATTGCAGCGAAAGCGAATGTGCTGCAGCGGGAAGCTGCCTTGCTGAATATAATGGGGCTCTCTCCGGTCGATGTTGGGGAAGTGATTCCGTTGACTCCCCCACACTCACAGAGGCTTTCTTTCGAGTGGGCGGAGCTGATTTCGCTGGCCGAACGGTATCGTCCCGACATCGTCCAGCTGAAACTCATCATCGAAGCCGACTATCAACGAGTCATCCTTGCAGAGAACAGCGCCAAACCACGCCTTGATGCAATCGCTTCCTATCGCTGGGATGGTCTGCAGGGACGCACCCCGTCCGGATCAACAATTTCGACAGACGGTGGTGAGTACACCGACTGGACGCTCGGCGTGAATTTTTCGGTCCCATTGGGGCTACGGCAAGGGCGGGCTGAATTGAGGCAACAAGAACTGGTCGTCGCGCGGGATCGAGCTAATCTTGACCAGGGACTGCACAGTGCGACGCATCAGATCGCCCTGACGATTCGCAATCAGGATCAATTTTACGAACAGTATCAGGCGTTCTTAGAGGCTCGGGCCGCTGCTCAGGAGAATTTGCTAGTGCAGCAGGCGGAGTTCGTGAATGGTCGTACGATCTTTCTGAATGTTCTACAGGCGATTACCGACTGGGGAAACTCCGTCAGTGCTGAAGCGCAGTCATTGAGCCAGTACAACACGGAACTCGCCAATCTGGAACTGGAAACAGGCACGATTCTTGAGGCACACGGAGTGCGGTTCAATCAGGAACGAAAGTGCTTCATCGCTCCATGCGGCATCTTTTCCGAGGCTTGCTATCCCGCAGCCATTCCTCCCACGGAAAATAGTCCGCGTTACCCCGCAGGTGATGAACCTGCTGAACAGTCGTTCGATCTACAAAATCCAATCGAAGATGGCTTGGGAAATCGACGAATCGATCTGCCGTCGAAGACGAACGACGATCGGAATCCCTTGCCGTTATTCGAGCCGCCCGTATTCGAGAAAGACCGACCGAATGAATCAATCGAATCTGATCCCAAACCGGCAGAGACCGCGCCATTTCCGTCGACCGATCCACTATTCGTACCGTAA
- a CDS encoding ThiF family adenylyltransferase → MTSSENVPDRFSRQRDLVPMECLAETTVTVIGVGAIGRQVALQLASIGARKLQLIDFDIVDLTNVTTQGYLYGDIGQLKVDATADAISRIDPSIELDVVQDRFRPTQAVGEAVFCCVDSISARGAIWRSVAELCSFWADGRMLGEVVRVLTSSDGDSRRYYGDTLFGQAEVQRGTCTSKSTIYAASIGAGMMTHQFTRWLRSIPSDWDATLNLLATEWAPTERCHSMETQGR, encoded by the coding sequence ATGACATCTTCTGAAAATGTACCGGATCGATTCAGTCGGCAGCGGGATCTTGTCCCCATGGAATGTCTTGCTGAGACCACGGTGACGGTGATCGGAGTCGGCGCGATCGGGCGGCAAGTTGCTCTACAGCTGGCGTCGATTGGAGCTCGGAAATTGCAGTTGATCGATTTTGATATCGTCGATCTGACGAACGTCACGACACAGGGTTATCTCTACGGGGACATCGGTCAATTAAAAGTTGATGCGACTGCAGATGCGATCTCCCGAATCGATCCCTCGATCGAACTGGACGTAGTTCAAGACCGCTTTCGGCCCACGCAAGCAGTCGGGGAAGCGGTGTTTTGCTGCGTGGATTCAATCTCCGCCCGAGGGGCGATTTGGCGATCGGTTGCCGAACTCTGCTCCTTTTGGGCCGATGGTCGCATGCTGGGCGAAGTTGTTCGCGTCTTGACCTCGTCCGATGGAGATAGTCGACGCTACTACGGCGATACACTCTTTGGCCAGGCGGAGGTTCAAAGGGGAACGTGCACGTCGAAGAGCACGATCTACGCAGCCAGTATCGGCGCTGGGATGATGACTCATCAATTCACTCGCTGGCTCCGAAGTATTCCCTCTGATTGGGATGCAACCCTCAACCTTCTTGCAACCGAATGGGCACCCACCGAACGATGCCATTCAATGGAAACTCAAGGTAGATAA
- a CDS encoding TetR/AcrR family transcriptional regulator: MTAQNTSKTATNVEQKREAILRAAFKKFASDGFHETDVQHVADAAGVGKGTVYRHFNTKNELFLETARYCQRLMSQFIREAIGDDETALKFAETQGVGQLLRQIALAFAGFYAQNPDAVEIMLQERAVFRASVFPSHLIHKQQTRAGMDEFLGSVADGRIFRVMDAHALTNTYGDLMFGTVVNGCLEGDTTGLLERMEHAMDIFLKGVEVR, encoded by the coding sequence ATGACGGCACAGAATACATCGAAAACAGCGACGAATGTGGAGCAAAAGCGGGAGGCAATCCTGCGGGCTGCATTCAAGAAGTTCGCTTCCGATGGATTTCATGAAACGGACGTTCAGCACGTTGCGGACGCTGCTGGTGTTGGCAAGGGAACAGTTTACCGGCACTTCAATACCAAGAACGAATTGTTCTTGGAAACCGCTCGCTATTGCCAACGATTGATGAGCCAGTTCATTCGCGAGGCAATCGGCGATGATGAGACTGCACTGAAGTTCGCTGAGACCCAGGGCGTGGGGCAACTGCTCCGTCAAATTGCACTCGCGTTTGCCGGCTTCTATGCACAGAACCCGGATGCTGTCGAAATCATGCTGCAGGAACGAGCCGTTTTTCGGGCGTCGGTATTTCCTTCCCATCTCATTCATAAGCAGCAAACGCGGGCCGGCATGGATGAGTTTCTCGGCTCCGTGGCTGACGGTCGCATCTTTCGAGTCATGGACGCTCACGCGCTGACGAATACCTATGGTGACCTGATGTTCGGAACCGTAGTGAACGGCTGCCTGGAAGGTGATACGACCGGCCTGCTCGAGCGCATGGAACACGCCATGGACATCTTTCTGAAAGGTGTCGAAGTCCGCTGA
- a CDS encoding efflux RND transporter periplasmic adaptor subunit encodes MRLLIKLTIVLLLLGGLAAAAYQPALEYWAERNRPQFRTSKTEQGEIIETINSTGSIEPVLSVHVGSFVSGPIEALHVDFNDEVNEGDLLAEIDPRIYKASVERDRAALATRQADLQRIRARLQNASNDEQRALGLKSDNPEYISDTELDQYKFARIGLEAEVLLAQASIDQAKANLENSLANLEYTRITSPVSGIVIDKKIEPGQTLASQFQTPELFIIAPDMREEMHIFASVDEADIGEIRKAKEAGQIVQFTVDAYRGELFEGQIWQIRLSPTTNQNVVTYPVVISASNASLKLLPGMTADISFQIEQKSDVLKVPNAALRFYPAREHVRAEDHAIIDGTANSNDADDRDVAPASQKASADENRKKRHVWVKDGHLLKAIPIVTGISDYKFSEVVSGELKPDQELVVGLETK; translated from the coding sequence ATGCGACTTCTCATCAAGCTGACGATCGTTCTCCTTCTCCTGGGAGGCTTGGCCGCTGCTGCTTACCAGCCGGCGTTGGAGTACTGGGCGGAACGAAACCGTCCCCAATTTCGGACTTCGAAGACCGAACAAGGGGAGATCATTGAGACCATCAACTCAACGGGTAGCATCGAACCAGTGCTCTCCGTGCATGTCGGCTCCTTCGTTTCCGGGCCGATTGAAGCTCTGCACGTCGACTTCAACGATGAAGTCAATGAGGGAGATCTGCTGGCTGAGATCGATCCACGAATCTACAAGGCCAGCGTGGAACGCGATCGCGCTGCATTGGCGACGCGGCAGGCCGACTTACAGCGAATCCGAGCCCGCTTGCAGAATGCAAGTAATGATGAGCAGCGGGCGCTGGGACTAAAGTCCGACAATCCCGAGTACATTTCCGACACGGAACTTGATCAGTATAAGTTCGCCCGAATCGGACTTGAGGCGGAAGTGCTACTGGCTCAGGCTTCGATCGATCAGGCAAAGGCCAATCTGGAGAACTCACTCGCGAATCTGGAATACACCAGAATCACTTCGCCGGTCAGTGGCATCGTCATCGATAAGAAGATCGAACCCGGTCAAACGCTGGCGTCACAATTTCAAACGCCAGAACTGTTCATCATCGCACCCGACATGCGGGAAGAGATGCACATTTTCGCCTCGGTCGATGAAGCGGACATTGGGGAGATTCGGAAAGCGAAAGAAGCAGGTCAGATCGTTCAGTTCACCGTCGATGCTTACCGCGGCGAGCTTTTCGAAGGCCAAATATGGCAAATTCGATTGAGCCCAACGACCAATCAGAATGTCGTCACCTATCCGGTGGTCATTTCTGCCTCGAATGCCTCTCTAAAACTGCTACCCGGCATGACGGCGGATATTTCCTTTCAGATAGAACAAAAGAGTGACGTTCTTAAAGTGCCCAATGCCGCCTTGCGGTTTTACCCCGCAAGGGAACACGTCCGCGCCGAAGACCATGCCATCATCGATGGAACTGCAAACAGCAATGATGCCGACGATCGAGATGTGGCGCCAGCCAGTCAAAAGGCCTCGGCCGACGAGAATCGAAAGAAGCGGCATGTCTGGGTCAAGGACGGTCATCTCCTCAAGGCGATTCCTATCGTGACCGGAATCAGCGACTATAAGTTTAGCGAAGTTGTTTCCGGCGAACTGAAACCTGATCAGGAACTCGTCGTGGGACTGGAAACGAAATAG
- a CDS encoding AAA family ATPase, which yields MNLQNDLSELVRACFSGIWLQSFEHDDALQEIARICHDEGWKLASWDVETGLHTSGVGDVAGTSPLAAIRAAEQLADSEVPTLLVLTNFHRFLGAADVQQALARQIIAGKQSRVVIVVLAPVVQIPIELDKLFVVVEHELPDRQQLSEIASGVATEAGEIPSGADLDLLLDASAGLTRLEAENAFSLSLVRSGRLTPDSIWDLKASTLRKSGLLQLYRSQENFDYLGGLESLKAFCLRSLYQVSSDARRQPRGVLLLGVPGTGKSAFAKALGAETGRPTLVLDLGSLMGSLVGSTEQNIRRALQLADAMAPCILFVDELEKALSGSTGSGQSDSGVSTRMLGTLLTWMNDHTSNVYVVATCNDISKMPPELTRAERFDGIVFLDLPGRPQKDRIWNQYLHLFELEDNQRVPNDDQWTGAEIRACCRLSALLDVPLVQAANNVVPVAVTAAESVDSLRRWASGRCLDAEKGGIYQLTPGRQRRKSSDPSSN from the coding sequence ATGAACCTGCAGAATGATCTTTCGGAACTTGTGCGAGCCTGTTTCTCCGGGATCTGGCTCCAGAGTTTTGAGCACGACGACGCACTCCAGGAGATCGCCCGGATCTGTCATGATGAAGGCTGGAAGCTGGCCAGCTGGGATGTGGAGACGGGCCTGCACACCAGTGGAGTCGGTGATGTGGCCGGCACTTCGCCGCTGGCGGCGATCCGGGCCGCTGAGCAGTTGGCGGACAGTGAGGTTCCCACGCTGCTGGTGCTGACGAACTTTCATCGCTTCCTGGGAGCCGCGGACGTCCAGCAGGCGCTGGCTCGACAGATCATTGCCGGCAAACAAAGCCGGGTCGTGATCGTCGTGCTGGCCCCGGTGGTCCAGATCCCGATCGAGCTCGACAAGCTGTTTGTTGTGGTCGAGCATGAGCTTCCTGATCGGCAGCAACTGTCGGAGATTGCCTCGGGAGTCGCCACGGAAGCCGGAGAAATTCCCTCAGGGGCCGACCTGGACCTGCTGCTGGATGCCTCGGCCGGTCTGACCCGCCTGGAAGCCGAGAACGCCTTCAGCCTCAGTCTCGTTCGCAGCGGCCGCCTCACCCCGGATTCGATCTGGGATCTCAAGGCGAGTACGCTCAGGAAGTCCGGTCTGCTGCAGTTGTATCGCAGCCAGGAAAACTTTGATTACCTTGGAGGTCTGGAGAGTCTCAAGGCGTTCTGTCTACGGTCACTCTACCAGGTCAGCTCTGATGCGCGACGTCAGCCGCGAGGGGTCTTGCTGCTCGGAGTTCCCGGCACCGGGAAGTCGGCGTTCGCCAAAGCCCTTGGTGCAGAGACCGGTCGGCCGACGCTGGTGCTCGATCTCGGTTCCTTGATGGGCAGTCTGGTCGGTTCGACCGAGCAGAACATCCGCCGGGCGCTTCAACTGGCGGATGCCATGGCTCCCTGCATCCTGTTCGTGGACGAACTCGAAAAAGCCCTGAGCGGATCGACCGGCTCCGGCCAGTCCGACTCCGGCGTCTCCACTCGGATGCTGGGAACGCTGCTCACCTGGATGAACGACCATACCTCGAACGTCTACGTTGTCGCCACCTGCAACGACATCTCGAAAATGCCGCCGGAGTTGACCCGGGCCGAGCGGTTCGACGGCATTGTCTTTCTGGATCTGCCGGGGCGTCCGCAGAAGGATCGGATCTGGAATCAGTACCTGCATCTGTTCGAGCTGGAGGACAACCAGCGGGTGCCGAATGATGACCAGTGGACCGGTGCGGAAATCCGGGCCTGCTGTCGTTTGTCGGCGTTATTGGATGTGCCGCTCGTGCAGGCGGCGAACAATGTTGTCCCGGTTGCAGTGACCGCCGCCGAGTCGGTTGATTCGCTGCGTCGCTGGGCCAGTGGCCGCTGCCTCGATGCTGAGAAGGGCGGGATCTATCAGTTAACGCCGGGCCGCCAGCGTCGGAAGTCCAGCGATCCCTCCAGTAACTGA
- a CDS encoding efflux transporter outer membrane subunit, which yields MSAQPGGLPERCPPLDKLAIAATILMVVSLCGCQTGFRQYIKNGFKVGPNYRRPVAPVANDWIDYADPRVNVADADYSAWWTTFNDPTLNHLITSAFSQNLTLREAGLRVMEFEYQRNVVAGNIFPQQQELFGDYTRNLRSGAFGPGPRSTSTWRFGSRLAWELDFWGRFRRAIERADAQLDSSIENYDDVLVLLLAETATTYVDFRTTEQRLQFARQNVELQTESARIAARKLDAGAKGGEIDAPQAAANLAQTRAIMEELEISLRQSRNRLCVLLGMPPHDLECIMNQNVTSGVNVIPRAPREVVIDVPAALLLRRPDVRRAEREAAAQNAEIGIAESSLYPHISINGSLSLEAPSFGGLFGGDAWAGSIGPAFRWDVLNYGRLRNNIYQQDVRFQQLVTRYQQTVLLANEEAENAIVAFLRFQNEAVLLEESVREASEAVRVATVNYDEGEFDFNRLFTLQQFLVSLQDQLAVVQGNVCRSLIQLYRALGGGWELRLRADPRGSCPPGNTQLPEFSLPDQPTRIDLEIDRDWNSGVELAPPALVVPEEPQPFPVESVPAVDTDTN from the coding sequence ATGTCTGCACAGCCTGGAGGACTGCCCGAGAGATGTCCACCTCTGGACAAACTCGCCATTGCCGCAACCATTCTCATGGTTGTTTCACTCTGCGGATGTCAAACAGGCTTTCGGCAGTATATCAAGAACGGATTCAAGGTGGGGCCCAACTATCGTCGCCCCGTCGCCCCTGTTGCAAATGACTGGATCGACTATGCCGATCCCCGTGTGAATGTCGCCGATGCTGACTATTCGGCCTGGTGGACAACATTCAATGACCCGACCCTCAATCATCTCATCACAAGCGCATTCAGCCAGAATCTCACGTTGAGAGAAGCCGGGCTGCGTGTGATGGAATTCGAATATCAACGGAATGTTGTGGCAGGGAACATCTTTCCCCAACAACAGGAACTGTTCGGAGATTACACACGAAATCTTCGAAGTGGTGCATTCGGTCCAGGCCCACGATCAACCAGTACCTGGAGATTTGGCAGCCGTCTGGCTTGGGAACTCGATTTCTGGGGCCGCTTTCGCCGAGCCATCGAACGGGCCGACGCTCAACTCGATTCGTCCATTGAAAACTATGACGACGTCCTGGTCTTGTTGCTGGCGGAAACCGCGACAACCTATGTCGACTTCCGCACGACAGAACAACGATTGCAATTCGCCCGTCAGAACGTGGAATTGCAGACGGAGAGCGCTCGGATTGCGGCGAGGAAACTTGACGCCGGTGCCAAAGGGGGAGAAATTGACGCCCCGCAAGCTGCTGCCAATCTGGCGCAAACTCGTGCGATCATGGAAGAACTGGAAATCTCTCTGCGACAGTCGCGCAACCGCCTTTGCGTGCTTTTAGGGATGCCTCCCCACGATCTTGAATGCATCATGAACCAGAATGTTACGTCTGGAGTGAATGTCATTCCCCGGGCTCCACGTGAAGTCGTGATCGATGTTCCAGCAGCCCTTCTCTTACGGCGTCCCGATGTCCGCCGCGCCGAACGCGAAGCCGCCGCCCAGAACGCGGAAATCGGAATTGCGGAAAGCTCCTTGTATCCGCACATCAGCATCAATGGCTCTTTGTCATTGGAAGCGCCTTCGTTTGGAGGGTTGTTTGGCGGCGACGCCTGGGCCGGCTCGATCGGTCCGGCATTTCGCTGGGATGTTCTGAACTATGGACGACTCCGCAACAATATCTATCAACAGGACGTCCGGTTTCAACAGCTGGTCACGCGGTATCAGCAAACCGTTCTTCTGGCAAATGAAGAAGCCGAGAATGCTATCGTCGCGTTTCTACGGTTTCAGAACGAAGCTGTCTTGCTCGAAGAAAGTGTTCGAGAAGCTTCGGAAGCCGTACGGGTTGCGACAGTGAACTACGACGAAGGGGAGTTCGACTTCAACCGTCTGTTTACCCTTCAGCAATTCCTGGTCTCTCTGCAGGACCAGTTGGCTGTTGTTCAAGGAAATGTGTGCCGCAGTCTGATTCAGCTGTACCGCGCTCTGGGTGGGGGTTGGGAACTTCGTCTTCGGGCTGACCCGCGCGGCAGCTGTCCGCCCGGGAACACACAACTTCCTGAATTCTCACTTCCCGATCAGCCGACTCGTATCGATCTCGAAATCGATCGCGACTGGAATTCAGGTGTTGAGCTCGCTCCACCCGCTCTTGTCGTGCCAGAGGAACCTCAGCCTTTTCCGGTCGAATCAGTGCCTGCCGTCGATACCGACACGAACTGA
- a CDS encoding ABC transporter ATP-binding protein, with product MALIELKDVRKVYDLGEIQVVALNGATFKIERGEYIALIGPSGSGKSTLMNTLGCLDRPTSGSFKLDGEEIVTMTKDQRARIRNQHLGFVFQNFNLLSRTTALENVELPLMYTRGIKARERHERAKAVLESVGLGDRMDHHPSQLSGGQQQRVAIARALINEPSILMGDEPTGNLDSKTSREVIHLFRELNRNNGLTVIIVTHDQNVARNADRTIVLLDGEIVADTRDFDQAMESLQSREDIEMSEND from the coding sequence ATGGCTCTTATCGAATTAAAAGATGTTCGCAAGGTATACGATCTGGGCGAAATCCAGGTCGTCGCCCTAAATGGTGCGACATTCAAAATTGAACGCGGCGAGTACATCGCTCTGATCGGTCCATCCGGTTCTGGCAAGTCGACGCTGATGAACACGCTGGGATGCCTGGATCGCCCCACGAGCGGAAGCTTCAAGCTGGATGGCGAAGAGATCGTCACAATGACCAAAGACCAGCGGGCGAGAATTCGCAATCAGCACCTGGGCTTCGTCTTTCAGAATTTCAATCTGTTGTCGCGGACCACGGCGTTAGAGAATGTGGAACTACCCTTGATGTATACCAGAGGGATAAAAGCCCGCGAACGGCACGAACGTGCCAAAGCCGTGCTGGAGAGCGTGGGGCTGGGTGACCGGATGGATCACCATCCCAGTCAACTGTCCGGGGGACAGCAGCAACGAGTCGCGATCGCGCGGGCATTGATCAACGAGCCGTCGATTCTGATGGGTGACGAACCAACGGGGAATCTCGACTCGAAGACAAGCCGGGAAGTCATCCATCTCTTTCGCGAACTGAATCGCAATAACGGCCTAACCGTTATAATCGTTACCCATGATCAGAACGTTGCTCGCAATGCGGATCGAACGATTGTGTTACTCGACGGGGAAATTGTCGCCGACACTCGCGACTTCGATCAGGCCATGGAATCCCTACAATCGCGCGAAGACATCGAGATGTCAGAAAACGATTGA